Below is a genomic region from Hyphomicrobium nitrativorans NL23.
CGGCGCCCGAGAAGTCCGTGCCGTCGAGCCAGCCGTCGGAGCGGACGCGGACGAGACGCGCGCCGGTGAAGCGCGGGGCTTCCGCCTTTGCGGCATCGAGGGTCGTGAAGATCGTGGGGCGCAGGATGCGGGCGTCGGTGAGGTCTGCGCCTGTAAAGTCGGCGGAGGTGACTTTCGCGCGGTCGAGGCGGGCGCCTCGCAGATTTGCGCCGCTGAGGTTCGTACGCGAGAGGTCGGCGCCGTACAGGTTGGTCTCCGAGAGGTTCGCCTGCTTGAAGTCGAGCTCGGCGAGGTCGAGGTTCGCGAGGTCACGGTTTCTGAGGTCGGGCGCGGTGTCGGGCGCCGTCTTGAACAGCAGGGAAATCACGTCGCGCGCGGTGAGGGTTTCGGGTGCAGACGCGGCCGGAGCGGTCGGCGCGGCGTAGCTCGGGACGTCGTCGGCGCTGGCCGCGGTGTAGGATGCGATTGCCGCGAGCGCTGCCAGCAGTACCGAAGGGACCAGAATGCGCATGATGGCCTCCCGCGCGGCGGTCTATGCCGCAACGGCTCCCGACTTCAGGAGCTTATAGTTGATGGAATCGAGGAGCGCTTCGAAGCTCGCGTCGATGATGTTCGGGGACACGCCAACCGTCAGCCAGCGCTCGCCGGTGGCGTGGTCCATGGTTTCGACGAGAACGCGTGTCACCGCTTCCGTGCCGCCCGTCAGGATGCGCACCTTATAGTCGACCAGCTCGATGCTATCGATGTGCTTCTGGTAGCGGCCGAGATCCTTTCGGAGCGCGCCATCGAGAGCGTTCACCGGGCCGTTGCCTTCGGCGGCCGACCACAGCGCATCGGTCTCGCCGTTGACGAAGACTTTGACGGTCGCCTCCGAGACGGTGACGAGTTCGCCCACCGCGTTGTGGCGGCGCTCCACCATGACGCGAAAGCTGTCGACCGAAAAATAGCGCGGGACACCCGAAAGGTGGCGGCGGGCAAGCAATTCGAACGAGGCTTCGGCGGCTTCATAGGCATAGCCCGCGCTCTCGCGTGCCTTGACCTCGTCGAGCAGGGTCTGGATGCGCGGGTCGTCCTTATCGGCGGCGAGGCCGAGGCGTTCGAGCGACGCCAGTACGTTCGAGCGGCCGGCCTGCTTGGAGACCAGCAGACGGCGCTGATTGCCGACGGCTTCGGGCGGCACGTGCTCGTAGGTCTCCGGGTCCTTCAGGATCGCGGACGCGTGGATGCCGGCCTTGGTGGCGAAGGCCGCTTCGCCCACGTAAGGGGCCTGGCGGCGCGGGGCTTCGTTCAGGAGGTCGTCGAGCACGCGGCTCGCGTGGGTGAGCGTGCGCAGCGCTTCGGGCGTGACGCCGGTTTCGAAGCGTGTGGCGAAATCGCTCTTGAGCAGCAGCGTCGGGATCAGCGTCGTCATGTTGGCGTTGCCGCAGCGCTCGCCGAGGCCGTTCAATGTACCCTGGATCTGGCGGACGCCCTGGCGCACGGCGGCGAGCGTGTTAGCAACCGCGTTTCCCGTGTCGTCGTGGGTGTGGATGCCGAGGCGGTCGCCGGGGAGCTGGTTCGTCACTTCGCCGACGATGCGTTCGACTTCGTGGGGAAGCGTGCCGCCGTTGGTGTCGCAGAGAACGACCCAGCGGGCGCCCGCATCGAGCGCGGTGCGCGCAACTTCGAGGGCGTAGGCCGGGTTGGCCTTGTAACCGTCGAAGAAGTGCTCGCAGTCGAGCATCGCTTCGCGGCCCGTCGCGACGACGGCGGCAATGCTGTCCGCGATGGACGCGAGGTTCTCTTCGTTCGTGATGCCGAGCGCGACGCGGACATGATAGTCCCACGCCTTTGCGACCAGACAGATGCTGTCGGCGGCGGATGCCAGGAGAGCCTGGAGGCCTGGATCGTTCGAGACGGAGCGTCCGGCGCGTTTCACCATGCCGAACGCGGTGAAACGGGCGCGCCTGAACGCGGGCTTCGACGCAAAGAACGCCGTGTCGGTGTCGTTGGCGCCGGGATAGCCGCCTTCGATGTAGTCGAGGCCCAGGCCGTCGAGCAGGGTCGCGATGCGCCGCTTGTCATCGATCGAGAAATCGACTCCCG
It encodes:
- a CDS encoding pentapeptide repeat-containing protein, with product MRILVPSVLLAALAAIASYTAASADDVPSYAAPTAPAASAPETLTARDVISLLFKTAPDTAPDLRNRDLANLDLAELDFKQANLSETNLYGADLSRTNLSGANLRGARLDRAKVTSADFTGADLTDARILRPTIFTTLDAAKAEAPRFTGARLVRVRSDGWLDGTDFSGADLTGAVFGGGHAHEQTLFSPTSLIGANFTGAILKEAKFPSAHLKYARFVDADLSDANLRGAHLLGADFTRANLSGADLTGANLDGADLRTARGLDKVIGLEDTLNFDAARLAGSR
- the cimA gene encoding citramalate synthase produces the protein MTKERLYLFDTTLRDGAQTTGVDFSIDDKRRIATLLDGLGLDYIEGGYPGANDTDTAFFASKPAFRRARFTAFGMVKRAGRSVSNDPGLQALLASAADSICLVAKAWDYHVRVALGITNEENLASIADSIAAVVATGREAMLDCEHFFDGYKANPAYALEVARTALDAGARWVVLCDTNGGTLPHEVERIVGEVTNQLPGDRLGIHTHDDTGNAVANTLAAVRQGVRQIQGTLNGLGERCGNANMTTLIPTLLLKSDFATRFETGVTPEALRTLTHASRVLDDLLNEAPRRQAPYVGEAAFATKAGIHASAILKDPETYEHVPPEAVGNQRRLLVSKQAGRSNVLASLERLGLAADKDDPRIQTLLDEVKARESAGYAYEAAEASFELLARRHLSGVPRYFSVDSFRVMVERRHNAVGELVTVSEATVKVFVNGETDALWSAAEGNGPVNALDGALRKDLGRYQKHIDSIELVDYKVRILTGGTEAVTRVLVETMDHATGERWLTVGVSPNIIDASFEALLDSINYKLLKSGAVAA